In Psychrobacter sp. P11G3, a single genomic region encodes these proteins:
- a CDS encoding helix-turn-helix domain-containing protein, with protein MIKLNLPVLFAKKGLRVADADRMSKLGRSTLYRMYNNEVTRIDFETLNELCKLLDCKPGDIILYKEDDPSGNNER; from the coding sequence ATGATTAAACTCAATCTTCCTGTCTTATTTGCTAAAAAAGGATTGCGTGTTGCAGATGCAGATAGAATGTCTAAACTAGGCAGGTCCACTCTCTATAGAATGTACAATAATGAAGTGACACGTATCGATTTTGAGACGCTTAATGAGCTATGCAAGTTATTAGACTGTAAACCAGGTGATATTATTCTATATAAAGAGGATGATCCAAGCGGAAATAATGAACGATAG
- a CDS encoding helix-turn-helix transcriptional regulator, with the protein MNKQQETKSAAALKVDSKQKMMPTTTLPLEGMSRASTILPLLPFGSTTLWQWSKNGKFPTPVKLSPTITAWRNRDVLNWLEQWHLDESEINNSVNNEVGGC; encoded by the coding sequence ATGAATAAGCAACAAGAAACCAAATCAGCAGCTGCTCTTAAAGTAGATAGTAAGCAAAAAATGATGCCTACCACTACCCTTCCATTAGAAGGCATGAGCCGGGCTAGCACGATTTTACCTCTATTACCTTTCGGCAGCACTACCCTATGGCAATGGTCAAAAAATGGAAAGTTCCCTACACCAGTTAAATTATCTCCAACTATTACTGCATGGCGTAATCGTGACGTATTGAATTGGCTTGAGCAATGGCACCTTGATGAATCTGAAATTAACAATTCTGTTAATAACGAAGTGGGTGGGTGCTAA
- the folC gene encoding bifunctional tetrahydrofolate synthase/dihydrofolate synthase → MSDLLASDLRSPNAHSPNESSSLTEWLDYMQQIHVSAIDMGLSRVLPVAEALGVVQSAKDDAYVFTVAGTNGKGSTTAVIAEMCKAAGYKTALYQSPHLSAFNERVRINGEMVSDQTLIEAFSKVEAARLQCELTLSFFEMTTLAALLIFAEADCDVWVLEVGLGGRLDVVNIIDPDMAVITNIGIDHVDWLGDNVEDIGREKAGILRNGIPLIYGATEMPSSVQQAIDTQQATCYQIGQDFSYRDIDSTTWQYSNAAVTLQLPRPALSLTNTANALSAVLASPLDVGIKAIEQALQTVKLAGRFDYRESHSRHWLFDVAHNEQGVEFLLAQLLPFWQQHVAKQSNQDSSANIPTPKIKMLFSMLGDKDIDKVVQRLTQAGLPISDWFIAEIDYPRAATTEQLQAVLVKYVDRTNIYAFDGLHTATHAVIEASQPQDLIVVCGSFHTIGEALSALSV, encoded by the coding sequence ATGTCTGACCTTTTAGCATCTGACCTTCGCAGCCCCAACGCCCATAGTCCTAATGAAAGTTCTAGCCTAACTGAGTGGCTCGATTATATGCAGCAGATTCATGTATCTGCAATCGATATGGGATTGTCACGTGTATTGCCTGTTGCAGAAGCGTTAGGCGTGGTGCAATCAGCGAAAGATGACGCTTATGTATTTACTGTAGCAGGTACCAATGGCAAAGGTTCTACAACCGCTGTCATCGCCGAAATGTGTAAAGCCGCAGGCTACAAGACGGCACTATATCAGTCGCCACATCTTAGCGCTTTTAATGAGCGTGTGCGTATCAATGGCGAGATGGTCAGCGACCAGACCCTGATTGAGGCTTTTAGCAAAGTAGAGGCGGCACGCTTACAGTGCGAGTTGACGTTGTCGTTCTTTGAGATGACCACACTAGCAGCGCTATTGATATTCGCTGAAGCAGACTGTGACGTGTGGGTCTTAGAAGTAGGATTGGGTGGACGACTAGATGTGGTCAATATCATTGATCCTGACATGGCAGTTATTACCAATATTGGTATCGATCATGTTGACTGGTTGGGTGATAATGTCGAGGATATTGGTCGCGAAAAAGCAGGTATCTTGCGCAACGGCATTCCTCTGATTTATGGTGCTACTGAAATGCCATCCAGCGTGCAACAAGCCATCGATACCCAGCAGGCAACTTGTTATCAGATTGGACAAGATTTTAGCTACCGCGATATTGATTCAACGACTTGGCAATATAGTAATGCAGCGGTTACCTTGCAGTTACCACGTCCTGCGCTATCGTTGACTAACACGGCCAATGCACTATCAGCAGTATTAGCAAGTCCATTAGATGTCGGTATCAAGGCCATTGAGCAAGCACTACAAACTGTCAAATTAGCTGGTCGCTTCGATTATCGTGAGAGCCATAGCCGCCATTGGTTATTTGATGTGGCGCATAATGAGCAAGGCGTTGAGTTCTTATTAGCACAGCTATTACCGTTTTGGCAGCAGCATGTAGCCAAGCAAAGTAATCAAGATAGCTCAGCGAATATCCCTACACCAAAGATAAAAATGCTATTTTCTATGTTAGGTGACAAAGATATTGATAAGGTTGTGCAGCGCTTAACTCAAGCAGGCTTACCGATTAGTGACTGGTTTATCGCTGAGATTGACTACCCTCGTGCCGCGACTACTGAACAGCTGCAAGCTGTTTTGGTCAAATATGTTGATAGAACCAATATATATGCGTTCGATGGTTTGCATACAGCGACCCATGCAGTGATAGAGGCAAGCCAACCGCAAGACCTTATCGTCGTATGTGGCTCGTTTCATACGATTGGGGAAGCATTAAGTGCCCTTAGCGTATGA
- a CDS encoding SPOR and LysM peptidoglycan-binding domain-containing protein, producing MNFSRQALLGIGMIIGGSVMLYAMVQQIGDSDQPEPISAMVDKSSSEQESPQPLTTDIETEKRILAQKQKERAARVAEQEKRAKEFLTEQEVAEAEALAKARAESQQYVDNSAPAIDDTSSTESTKDVTTDLTVQPRTDSESTTDTTKSSEAEKQKAAQEQQEAQRQAAIKEQAAAKKLAESKKQAEAEKLAEAKKQAEAQAAAERKREAAEAAKNEPPKSPSEYQIKKGDGLIKLARQYNMPVEVLAQANNLSPSAALQLGQSITIPSSKQVQRLEREAAAAEQAREKKRQQEEALAKKSADAKREAQQKLSEARKEVKETDAKGSFGVQVALANDQAKADELAKKFRAAGYQVKTSATSRGVRVVVGPERGKVAALALKDKINSDPKVNTTSAWVLYWR from the coding sequence ATGAACTTTTCGAGACAAGCCTTATTGGGCATTGGGATGATTATCGGCGGTAGCGTGATGCTATACGCCATGGTGCAACAGATTGGCGATAGCGACCAACCAGAGCCGATATCAGCGATGGTCGATAAATCAAGCTCGGAGCAAGAGTCTCCGCAGCCGCTCACAACTGATATCGAAACAGAAAAACGTATCCTTGCGCAAAAGCAAAAAGAACGTGCAGCCCGTGTCGCAGAGCAAGAAAAACGTGCAAAAGAGTTTTTGACAGAGCAGGAAGTTGCTGAGGCAGAAGCATTGGCTAAGGCACGTGCTGAGAGCCAGCAATATGTCGATAATAGTGCGCCAGCTATTGATGACACCAGCAGTACAGAGTCTACAAAAGACGTTACGACAGATTTAACGGTTCAGCCTCGTACTGATAGTGAGTCTACTACTGATACTACAAAGTCTAGCGAAGCCGAGAAGCAAAAAGCGGCTCAAGAGCAACAAGAAGCCCAAAGGCAAGCTGCTATAAAAGAGCAAGCAGCCGCTAAAAAACTTGCTGAGAGTAAAAAACAAGCGGAGGCAGAGAAACTAGCCGAAGCAAAAAAGCAGGCTGAAGCCCAAGCAGCGGCTGAGAGAAAAAGAGAAGCAGCGGAAGCGGCTAAAAACGAGCCACCAAAATCGCCTTCTGAATACCAAATTAAGAAAGGTGATGGACTCATCAAACTGGCAAGACAATATAACATGCCTGTAGAAGTATTGGCTCAAGCCAACAACCTATCTCCATCGGCAGCGCTACAACTGGGTCAAAGTATCACCATCCCATCGAGCAAACAGGTACAGCGTTTAGAGCGTGAAGCGGCGGCAGCCGAACAAGCGCGTGAGAAGAAGCGCCAGCAAGAAGAGGCGCTGGCGAAGAAATCTGCCGATGCAAAACGTGAAGCGCAGCAAAAACTGAGTGAAGCGCGTAAAGAAGTCAAAGAAACAGACGCTAAGGGTAGCTTTGGAGTGCAAGTAGCTTTAGCAAATGACCAAGCCAAAGCGGATGAGTTAGCGAAAAAGTTCCGAGCAGCAGGTTATCAAGTTAAGACGAGTGCAACTAGCCGCGGTGTCCGTGTCGTAGTTGGGCCTGAACGTGGCAAAGTCGCAGCATTGGCACTAAAAGATAAAATCAATAGTGACCCTAAAGTAAATACGACCAGCGCTTGGGTGCTTTACTGGCGTTAA
- the accD gene encoding acetyl-CoA carboxylase, carboxyltransferase subunit beta, with product MANNMTDTITKPDNNTAKAAPNSNTDRQSWFNRPIPGIKQHLTAPLSAVETEPSTKCSNCHSMITNTALIFNCYVCPHCDHHLPMSARERLNWLLDQVDGETGQEFTAKDPLSFVDSKPYPARMSEAQEKTGESEALVAMYGKLRNLDIVACAFDFRFMGGSMGSVVGDRFVQAAEKALEQKVPLVCFAASGGARMQEGLLSLMQMARTAAAIERLRIAGIPYIVVLTNPVYGGVTASLAMLGDIHLAEPKAMIGFAGKRVIEQTVRETLEEPFQRAEFLLEHGVVDEVVHRHQLIDTIYRLLAKLCRVPNVDAQ from the coding sequence ATGGCAAATAATATGACTGATACAATAACAAAACCCGATAACAATACTGCTAAAGCCGCGCCAAACAGCAATACGGATAGGCAGTCATGGTTTAACCGTCCTATTCCAGGCATCAAACAGCATTTGACTGCGCCACTGTCTGCGGTAGAGACTGAACCGTCAACTAAGTGTAGCAATTGTCATTCGATGATTACCAACACAGCGCTGATTTTTAACTGCTATGTGTGCCCGCATTGCGATCATCATTTACCGATGAGTGCTCGTGAGCGTTTGAACTGGTTACTTGATCAAGTGGACGGCGAGACAGGACAAGAATTTACGGCAAAAGATCCATTGAGCTTTGTGGATAGTAAGCCATATCCTGCGCGTATGAGTGAAGCACAAGAAAAAACAGGTGAGTCTGAGGCGTTGGTTGCTATGTATGGCAAACTGCGTAACCTTGATATCGTCGCCTGTGCTTTTGACTTCCGTTTTATGGGCGGGTCAATGGGTTCAGTCGTTGGCGATCGTTTCGTCCAAGCAGCTGAAAAGGCGCTAGAGCAAAAAGTACCTTTGGTTTGCTTTGCTGCTTCTGGCGGTGCACGTATGCAAGAAGGTCTATTGTCATTGATGCAAATGGCACGCACGGCAGCAGCGATTGAGCGTCTAAGAATCGCTGGGATTCCTTACATTGTGGTATTGACCAATCCGGTATACGGCGGCGTAACTGCATCACTGGCGATGCTGGGTGATATACATCTAGCAGAACCAAAAGCGATGATTGGCTTTGCTGGTAAGCGCGTGATTGAGCAGACTGTACGTGAGACGTTAGAAGAGCCATTCCAGCGCGCTGAGTTCTTATTAGAGCATGGTGTGGTGGATGAAGTGGTACATCGTCATCAGCTAATCGATACAATCTATCGTCTACTTGCAAAACTATGCCGCGTACCAAATGTAGATGCTCAGTAA
- a CDS encoding DUF1853 family protein, whose translation MSEPVNQPIFNRRIDNAPWERYRRPYVRDLAYVLACPNALTQWLDFAPHQTTHTVTVHSAQFWQTQFEAYEQRLAELDTTAAYQELTRYLLKRPSPNRLGFHFEGLLSFWLEDGFARKLHPYETLASNVQLYNGKQTTGELDLILYNHAEQLIEHWELAIKFFMGSAPFEPVNWVGINSNDNLQRKMTHMQTKQFRAVWVDTENHGQVKIDKRYGVIKGRFFLPINTAGCGDYDWPYWLTPSFPIHEWCDKRDMAGLATIDTTALRAAHYIEWFTKRDFYDERNTYDGHQQPIVWSDNELPKTGLYFEGNRPIVIYPRQSDQLDE comes from the coding sequence ATGTCCGAGCCTGTCAATCAGCCCATATTTAATCGCCGTATAGATAATGCACCTTGGGAACGTTACCGCCGACCCTATGTGCGCGATTTAGCTTATGTACTGGCATGCCCCAATGCTTTAACACAATGGCTAGACTTTGCGCCGCATCAAACTACACATACCGTTACCGTGCATAGCGCGCAATTTTGGCAGACGCAGTTTGAAGCGTATGAGCAACGATTAGCAGAGCTAGACACCACTGCCGCCTATCAAGAGCTGACTCGCTATTTACTCAAACGCCCAAGTCCCAATCGACTGGGATTTCATTTTGAGGGCTTACTGTCATTTTGGTTAGAGGATGGGTTCGCACGCAAGCTGCATCCATATGAGACACTGGCTAGCAATGTGCAGCTCTATAATGGCAAGCAGACGACTGGTGAGCTTGATTTGATTTTGTATAACCATGCAGAACAGCTAATTGAACATTGGGAGCTAGCCATTAAGTTTTTTATGGGGTCAGCACCTTTTGAGCCTGTGAATTGGGTTGGGATTAATTCCAATGATAATCTACAGCGCAAAATGACACACATGCAAACCAAGCAGTTTCGAGCGGTGTGGGTAGATACAGAAAATCATGGACAGGTAAAAATCGATAAGCGTTATGGCGTGATCAAAGGGCGATTCTTTTTACCGATCAACACAGCTGGTTGTGGTGATTATGATTGGCCATATTGGCTAACGCCGAGTTTTCCAATACATGAGTGGTGTGATAAGAGAGACATGGCAGGTCTTGCAACGATTGACACTACAGCTTTGCGAGCCGCGCATTATATTGAATGGTTCACCAAGCGCGACTTTTATGATGAGCGAAATACTTATGATGGTCATCAGCAACCGATAGTTTGGTCAGATAACGAGCTACCTAAAACAGGTTTATATTTTGAAGGTAATCGACCAATCGTTATTTACCCAAGGCAATCAGACCAACTCGATGAATAA
- a CDS encoding DUF2726 domain-containing protein codes for MSFGVIFLILAVGFLGLITLPKLLPTLLTKRPVVEPDPKPVRGDELAIWPFAPMPIMTDTEVIFFNKLKNALPEYHIFVQVQLSRIIEANSSETSERSFWFNRICRQSVDYVIVDVDAQTTLVAIELDDWTHSSKARQKADDKKDKALASAGIAMVRFHAERMPSADMLRYELMQVIESY; via the coding sequence ATGTCGTTTGGTGTTATATTTTTAATATTGGCCGTTGGGTTTTTGGGGCTGATTACGTTACCGAAGCTGCTACCAACACTACTGACAAAACGCCCTGTCGTTGAGCCAGATCCAAAACCTGTGCGCGGTGATGAGTTGGCTATTTGGCCATTTGCGCCGATGCCAATCATGACCGATACGGAAGTGATATTTTTTAATAAGTTAAAAAATGCGCTGCCGGAGTATCACATATTTGTCCAAGTACAGCTGTCACGGATCATTGAGGCCAATAGTAGCGAGACATCAGAGCGTAGCTTTTGGTTCAATCGTATTTGTCGTCAGAGCGTTGACTATGTGATTGTGGATGTCGATGCTCAGACTACCTTGGTCGCTATCGAGCTTGATGACTGGACGCATAGTAGCAAAGCCCGTCAAAAAGCGGATGACAAAAAAGACAAAGCGCTTGCCAGTGCAGGTATTGCGATGGTGCGTTTCCACGCTGAGCGTATGCCGAGTGCCGATATGCTTAGATATGAGCTAATGCAAGTGATTGAGAGTTATTAA